In Chitinophaga sp. HK235, a single window of DNA contains:
- a CDS encoding serine hydrolase, producing the protein MHSFHYKRITLLLLLLFKTALIFSQITKVSTSKIPDETFSFSAPEDEGFSSKGLSDIFTYVKEKKVNIHSLLIVRNKKIVFDACFYPFRSNLRHDIASCTKSITSILIGIAIDKGYIKNEDQLVSFFFPEIKLTGKGFATLSIKDLLTMKSGFDCGSSNEDSLFNELFPSNNWPEFIFDIPFVDNPGQQFSYCSCNYYLLAEIIHRATGLSPEDFARKYLFNDLGIKSIYWSKNKKGINYGWGDLALEPHDLAKIGQLLLDDGKWNNKPIISSDWVKKVKSKNTAFSNGNGYGYGFWIDKDKEHAYNAEGRGWQKIHIDSLNNAIVVITAGGVNEEEKERIGDIIGNALHLDEKLKSDPVAFNSLKKMELQAATAVIDSPAYISIASEKGKLFNKTIIFPKNSLAIKSAEIIWKKGNLSLMLKQTGEQTVIYPLGIGTAYKFYQDARSGHLYALRGYWKATNEFEIEFNMLSKINKYLIDFKIGDNGNEVLIKEGTHNINEVFPVSIMD; encoded by the coding sequence ATGCACAGTTTCCATTACAAAAGGATTACTTTGTTGCTACTGTTGCTGTTTAAAACAGCGTTGATTTTTTCCCAAATAACAAAGGTCTCTACATCTAAGATTCCGGATGAAACATTTTCTTTCTCTGCACCGGAAGACGAGGGATTTTCCTCAAAAGGCTTAAGCGATATATTTACTTATGTGAAAGAAAAAAAAGTAAATATTCACAGCCTTTTAATCGTACGGAATAAGAAGATCGTATTTGATGCCTGTTTTTATCCCTTTCGCTCAAATCTACGGCATGATATAGCATCGTGTACCAAATCAATAACATCCATACTTATTGGCATAGCCATAGATAAAGGCTATATTAAGAATGAAGATCAATTGGTTTCATTTTTTTTCCCGGAGATCAAACTAACTGGTAAGGGTTTTGCAACATTATCAATCAAAGACCTGCTCACTATGAAGTCGGGTTTTGATTGCGGCTCTTCAAATGAAGATAGTCTCTTCAATGAGTTATTTCCATCTAACAATTGGCCAGAATTTATTTTCGATATTCCTTTTGTAGATAATCCCGGCCAGCAATTCTCTTATTGCAGTTGCAATTATTACTTGCTGGCTGAAATTATTCACCGGGCAACCGGATTATCCCCTGAAGATTTTGCCAGAAAGTACCTCTTTAATGATTTAGGAATAAAGTCCATTTATTGGTCGAAAAATAAGAAAGGTATTAATTACGGTTGGGGAGATCTTGCCTTAGAACCGCATGATCTTGCTAAAATCGGCCAGCTATTGTTGGACGATGGCAAATGGAACAATAAACCCATTATTTCCTCAGACTGGGTTAAAAAAGTCAAATCGAAGAACACGGCATTTTCAAATGGAAATGGCTACGGCTATGGTTTTTGGATAGACAAAGACAAGGAGCATGCTTACAATGCCGAAGGCAGAGGTTGGCAGAAGATACATATCGACTCCTTAAACAACGCAATTGTCGTAATTACGGCTGGTGGCGTTAATGAAGAGGAGAAGGAACGGATTGGTGATATTATTGGTAATGCGCTCCACCTTGATGAAAAATTGAAAAGTGATCCTGTAGCCTTTAATAGCTTAAAAAAAATGGAACTTCAAGCGGCAACAGCGGTTATTGATTCGCCCGCGTACATTTCCATTGCTAGTGAAAAAGGGAAGTTATTTAATAAAACAATCATTTTCCCAAAGAACAGTTTGGCCATTAAAAGCGCCGAAATTATTTGGAAAAAAGGGAATCTATCCCTTATGTTAAAACAAACCGGGGAACAAACCGTCATTTATCCTTTAGGAATTGGTACTGCCTATAAATTTTATCAAGATGCCCGCTCTGGCCACCTGTATGCGTTAAGAGGATATTGGAAAGCCACCAAT